Within the Pseudomonadota bacterium genome, the region ACTGATTTTACCCTCGTTACGTTTATGCCCGTATGGGCAGCTGCATCCTCCGACTCTCCTATCCCCTGCAAGGCCAGACCGAACCTGGAACGTTTGATGAGATATGATGTGAGAAGAACCGCGAGAAATATACAGACCATCGTATAGTAGATGGTAGTTGCATCCGGTGAGATGACCATTCTCCCAACAGTACCGGTGATGTTAACCTCATACCAATGCAGCAGGTTTCTTATAAGTTCAACCAGGCCAAAGGTAAACATAGTGAAATACATGCCCTTCAATCTCAAGGTGACCGAACCCACCAGATAAGCAAGGCAAAAGCTTGCTATTCCACCAATAAGAATCACAAAAATAAGAGGCAGTTCCGCGCTCAGGAGGGCTGTTGAGTATACACCCACACCAAAAAAGGCCGACGTGGCAAGGGATATATAGCCCGTAGGTCCAGAGAACATCGCCCAACTCACCGTGAGAACCACATACATGAGAATATTAGCAACGAAAATGAGTTTGTACGACGACGACGAAATAAATACCGGTAGAAGGATTAACATC harbors:
- a CDS encoding branched-chain amino acid ABC transporter permease, yielding MKIRKKRYGSTVLSFVLLMMLILLPVFISSSSYKLIFVANILMYVVLTVSWAMFSGPTGYISLATSAFFGVGVYSTALLSAELPLIFVILIGGIASFCLAYLVGSVTLRLKGMYFTMFTFGLVELIRNLLHWYEVNITGTVGRMVISPDATTIYYTMVCIFLAVLLTSYLIKRSRFGLALQGIGESEDAAAHTGINVTRVKSVIFAVSAFFMGLTGAAMSLRWSYVDPTMAFDISRSFMPVLMAIFGGMGHLYAPITGAAVFSILEEIFTTKFPYYYMLLFGLTMLLVIRFMPLGIEGVIERLLRRKNTGYAEKP